In the genome of Hevea brasiliensis isolate MT/VB/25A 57/8 chromosome 14, ASM3005281v1, whole genome shotgun sequence, the window GGTTCTCATGTGGCAGTGGGGGCATGAACCGTGACTTGGTATGGCGATTTATGGATGTTCAGACTCGGCTTCTTACTCCTATCTGTCCACACTATGCAGAATATGTTTGGAGAGAGCTTTTGAAGAAGGATGGATTTGTGGTGAATTCAGGCTGGCCGACAGCTAATTCTCCTGATCTAACTTTGAAGGCTGCCAACAAGTACTTGCAGGACTCAATTGCTCTGATGAGGAAGCTGCTTCAAAAACAACTCCTAGGTTCAAAGAAGGCCAATAAGGATGGAGCTCCAGTTGCAACGCTGACTGAAGACAAGATAACAGGTTTAATATATGTGAACGAGCAATTTAATGGATGGAAGGCAGAATGCTTGAGGATACTTCAAAGCAAATTTGACCACAAGACCTGTGCTTTTGCCCCTGATGAAGAGATAATGGAGGCACTAAAGAATAGTTCTATTGGCCAGGCCACAAATTTTAAAGATATGCAAAAATTTTGTATGCCTTTCTTGAGGTTCAAGAAGGATGAGGCCATTGCACTTGGGGCTAAGGCCTTGGATCTGAGGCTACCTTTTGGAGAGATTGAGATCCTTCAGGAGAACTTGGACTTGATTAAGAGACAAATTGGTCTTGAAGAGGTGGAAGTATTGTCTGTGGCTGACCCTGATTCGTTTGCTAAAGCTGGTTCTTATGTGTCACTGCTGAATCAGAATCCTCCTTCTCCTGGTGACCCAACTGCAATCTTCTTGATCAGGTGAGTGAACTCATTCACTTGTAATTATTTGGAGCATCTCTATTCTCTGCCTCTTTTGGCAAAACTTTGTTAGATGTTTGCTAGGCTCTAATGTACCTTATTCTAATCATTATGTTCTTGCCTATATCTTCCTTTGTTGTTCTGAAATTGTCCCTCATCTTCTCTGTATTAGTAGGTAGTTGACAAAACCACACACAGAAAGATGGTGGACGAGTTCTTGACTTGATTACAAACTGATGCTATTGTTATATGTATTGCCTTGGAAAAAAGTAATTATGGTTGAGGAATTTGTTACTGGGATGCCATCAGTTTGAAAGCTGTACATTCTGTCAGCAACAGAAGCATGTTGTACTAGCAAAGACTATAGGTGTCCTTATGTTGAATCGGTTAAGATCTTGTATATATTCCCTGTTATAAGAAATGTAATGGTTACGTATTATCAAAACTAGATTTCTGGTATAAAAGCTGTAGGTGTATCTAGCATGGAGCAGCTGCCCTCTTTATTTGAAGGTCAAGTCAATGGTATGTAAGCATGCGAGTCTCTCAACTCCTATAATAAAAATTTGATTCGCTAAATTTATTTGTTTCTTGTAGTTTTAAGGTTCTGTAATGTGAATAATTAGAGATAAGATTTTGATAGATTAGCGAATTCAATCATACCATTTAGGTGACTGAGTTGAACTGATGGCAAAATTAGTAACTTAAAATTCAAATGTTACAGCTAATTGGCCAAGGCTTAATTTCCATTCTGAATATAATTTCTATTACTTATAAGTCGTAATGCAAAAGTTTAATtaacagaaaaattaaaataaaaatttcttaaaaattttcaagaTTCATAAGACTATTAGttgtgaaaattaaaaataaatgaaaaatttgaatttaaaaaaaaaaactagtttcTGTGATAATAATAAGCAGCTTGAGAGTGTTGTGCAATCGTTATAGGTAGTTTATGTGAGGATTATAATTAGGAAAATTCTATCTATATTGAAACAAAAATTTatataactaattaaaaaaaactatCAAATCCGAAATaggattttttttccctttttttttttgggtccaTACAGCCTGGGAAATTTCAAATCTTTGTTAATCACATTATAGTTGCTCATCCCCATTGGCCATCGCACCCACTCACAACTCACAAGCCATATGTTGTGCCAAAATGAAACCAAGTTctttaaaaatggacaaaaatggcAGAGGATAAAAAAGGCAGGAACAAGGGAAAATACATAAAGACCAACAGAAATCTACTCAGGGCAAAAGGGCCTGTCCAAGGCACCCCTGTGGCTAGGAATGGTGAAGTGCCTTAACCTCCCTTCCTGTTTCTTCATATACCCTTCACAGAGAAATACCTTAGAAAATGTATCTTCCACTTCTCTATTCACATCATGCACAAACACCTCAGTTTCTTCTCCCTCTGCCCTGTTCCTAGCCATCATTCCTGCAGTATATATAGCAGTCATTCTTCCTGGTGCCTCTTCATAGTAACCTGTAGGTGCATCAACCATGATTAAAtcccattttatgtcataaacttCATTAGGCAAGCCTTTCAAGGCAAGTTGGCACATAGAGAACTTGGGATCACTGACTGCTGTGCACTCAGGTCCTCTGCCTACCTCCATGAGATTGTTTGCTTCGTTCACCTTACTATCATAGGTCACATGATAGGACTCTAACATGGGGAACCTTCTCCTAATTTGTGAAATCCAAGCCTCATCTTCTTCAAGGAAAATTGTTCTTCCTCCATAGTTTAGTGTACTCCACATAAGACTGTCATGACCAAGCCCAAAAACCAAGAAGTTGCATGGAGATTTCTTCTCTAAAACTTTTGCTGTTGCTGAGATTTCTTTAAGTGTTTGTTGTGGTGTAATGGTTGAGGTTGTGTAATGGATGAGAGCTTGAGCTAGGGACCGTGGGATCTTGTTGCAAGTTGGGGAACAGCTTGTTGCATTTGCTTCATCATGTTTTGGGATTTTGGATTTAAAGGTACTTGAACTAGGAGATGGGTTTTCCTTGGAAGAAGATGATATATTTGATCTTAACAAAAATAACAGAAAGAAAGCAAGGAAGACACCAAAGAGGAGAAGCTTAAAGTTGGGGATTTGTTGGCTTTTAGGCCTCATGTTTTTTCTGCCTCAAGAGGTGGTCTTTTGCTCTTCTTGGGTTTGAAAGGAAGAAATGGAGATTGAAATTTGAGATTTTGAAGGTGAATTCAAGGTTATATTTTGGTGGTTTGTAGTTGGAAGAAGAAAAGGAGGTGAGTTGAGATGTAGAGAATAGAAGGTAGTGCGATTGCATGTTGATGCTTAGACATGAAGGGAAGAAATATTGGGTAATTGATAAGGACAAGATAGCTTCTAAGTTTTTGGAGGAAGCAAAATTATGGTtggtagatctacaagtttggtgGAGTGTTGTAGACTATCCAACATTTGATTTGTTCATTTGTGTTGAATTGCTTTTACTTCTTGTTTCACGGCTGATGTTAAATGGGTTTAGAGAAGTTGACATGCCTCTCATCTTTTTGGCCACTTTGCTAAGTTTGCTTTTGTTTGTGATTAAAGTGCTGAAAAGGATGTGTTCATAgctgaaattcaaaaaaaaactatataaattatattaaaataaaacataattggattttttttttatctctctcTTTATTTTAAGTTGAAATATAATATCACATGTTGGATAATCTGGGTTGTGTAGCAGCCGGTAAATAGTAAGAGTcataattcataatgaataagtaATTATTTGAGGGACTCCAGAATCATGCGTATTTTATAGTTTATTGATTTTATTATAAAGTAAACTTATTTTattatagaaaataaaataatttaataaaattttataattcattttatcaaattttttataaactgatttttttataaaataattaataatgaaaGATTcattaattcaaaaaaaaataaatttcttcatgttaaaaaaaataatattttttaaaaaatcttaTAGATAAACTATATAtggtaaattttattaaaaaattatagtaaCTGATTTaggatttattaaatattatctaTTGGATTTatgatacattttttttttgctaAATTAGGAAAAGAAAGaatattttacaaaattttcatGAGTTgtaaatttatgttaaattattttattttttgtaataaattttttttactttgtaTAAATCCAAATAACTATAGAAAACACCCAAAATCAACATGTTTTTGGAACAAAATTTCtactaaatataaataagaaaggaTTACTTTGCTTCATAActcaaaaattataatataataaataaatgaaaagttctttttattttctccTGAAATGATTACACAATATAAAGATATAAATTATTGTGATTGGTACTTTCAaaagtatttttatttattatcaatcACCTTCCATGCATTACTCAAACTTATACTAGTTTAATTTATCAGTAAAAACTTATTTCAGTTATTTTTTTAGTATAACATAGCAATATTCATTAGTTAATCAAGATTCTAATCCATTatgctttctctctctctctctctctctctctctctctctctctctctctctctcgtcttAATGTTACTGTCCTAATTACAATGGGTTTGtttgatttaaaaataaatttaataaattttaatcattaaaacactaaaatcataaaattattttttaaaattttttaacagcattcaaaataatgatttttttttctgaaaaataATTTTCCCACGAATCGTAATGCCAATCAGACACTATGATTTTATCCCAAGACAACTGAAGCcactcaaaatttataaaaactcaGCTCTAAGTATTTACTTGTTTATCACACCCCACACCTTACAAACAAAATAAGAATAAAGAAAGACGTGGAAGATTCCCCTCAATGTATCaagccaaagaaaaaaaaaataataagaaactGCATTGGTGTATTTGGAGTGTGCAGCTGTcttaagcaaaggtttgagtgaAGTGAGCAATTGGGATTGTTGTGACCTTGTAGTTGTACACTAAatgagaaaatttattggaagaagAAAACAACATACAGATTTCAGCTGTACAAAATATAACTTTCAAACTGAACAATGCCAAAAAGCAAAGAGAGATTCTCCCTTTGGAGTCAAATAATTTGCTGTGGTGGATTCAATTGGCTTTCCAACTAATCACATTTCTGAATTATCTACAGCATTTTTATAACTTGAACCTCATTGTGATGACAGATAACTATCTGATGGGTTGATCCCCATAGAAGCTCAATAATCGTTAAGTCTCGTGCAGTGTTGAGATTTGTCAGATTCCAAACGGGAATACCTGATAATTATGCTTTTCTGCACTGGTGCTCTGGTGCTTCAATAAAGGATGCATGATGCATCTTTCAACTCCAACTGTCACCTGCCATTTTTTACATGGTGTAGTAGTGATTCTGTTTGTCCAACTTCACTGTAGGCTTTATTGGTATTGGTCTTGGTCTTGTCTGAACGTGCTTTGCGGACAGCTTCCTGGATTTGTTTCTCGTGCTGTTTGAGCATCTCATCAATGTTTCCTCCTGCAGTCATCAATGGTCCGGAGTAATGCATCTGACCTTTCTTTTGAAAGTAACCCTGAGGTGACAAGCAAATGCAAAGTGGTAAGTAtaaaactccaaaatctcaaagGCAAGACAGATAAAAAGACACAAGGCAAATAGCTGTGCTGtttaaaaaaattgtgaaaattgTTGGGTTTTAAACTGCACAGTTTGAAGTTATGCGAATTTTATATATGTGATCTGAAATTGAATTTGTAAGTCCAGTTCCAAGAGAAAGTATATTAGAAGTCAGGGCCATTGTGGCCTTTTTTTCAACTTCAACTGAATCAAACAGGAACAGTGCTGAGAACAAGAGCATAAGATTGAAGTACACATATACTATTTCAGAAATTCCCT includes:
- the LOC110669000 gene encoding glucuronoxylan 4-O-methyltransferase 1; its protein translation is MRPKSQQIPNFKLLLFGVFLAFFLLFLLRSNISSSSKENPSPSSSTFKSKIPKHDEANATSCSPTCNKIPRSLAQALIHYTTSTITPQQTLKEISATAKVLEKKSPCNFLVFGLGHDSLMWSTLNYGGRTIFLEEDEAWISQIRRRFPMLESYHVTYDSKVNEANNLMEVGRGPECTAVSDPKFSMCQLALKGLPNEVYDIKWDLIMVDAPTGYYEEAPGRMTAIYTAGMMARNRAEGEETEVFVHDVNREVEDTFSKVFLCEGYMKKQEGRLRHFTIPSHRGALDRPFCPE